In Bacteroidetes bacterium GWF2_43_63, the sequence ACCCTCAGTTTTTATTAACTACTACGTCGTTTTCAGTAATGATAAAAAGGATTCATTGTATATGGTGCAGCGGGAAAATGAAAAAATATGGAAAGGTCTGTACGAGTTTCCCTGTCGTGAATCAGCTGAATCAGAAGCTTCGGTAAACACAGTTGAACCGATATTTCCGACTGATTTTCCCTTTGAGCAGTCAAAACTTGTTTATTCGGCCAATCATGTTTTGACTCATCGGATGATTCATGCATCATTTTACGAAACTGTGTTCAAAAATAAGGTGCCGCCACACTGGATTAAAATTCCGGTTTCCAGGGTTTCGTCCATGCCTGTCCACCGGCTGATTCAGCTGTATCTGGAGCATTCACAGAAATCAAAGAATAAATAACCATCTATTTTGTATCTTTGTAAAAAAAGTAAGATGAGAAGCATCAATAAAGTTATTTTGATTGGGAATGTAGGGAAAGACCCGGAAGTAAAAATTTTTGAAGGTGGCCGGAAAAAAGCCTCATTTTCTCTCGCTACAACTGAAAAATATCGCGATAAAGCAGGGGCCGAGCAATCTGTGACCGAATGGCATAACATTGCTGTCTGGGGACCTCAGGCCGAAGTGATTGAAAAATACGTTCGCAGAGGTAGTCCGCTTTTCGTTGAAGGGCGCATCCAATATCGTGAATATACCGACAAAGACGGAGTAAAAAAACGATTTACAGAAATCACCCTCGACAATTTTTCCATGCTTGGCACTCGCTCAGCTCAGGATGGCGGAACTGAAATCACCAACACAAATACCTCCGCAGATTCAGGAAGTGATCCACTGAATACCCCATTAAACAACGGAAACGATGACCTTCCTTTCTGACATTTGCAATATGCTAATGGTCTGTATCTGTCACTAACAAAATGGAATCAATTCTGTTTCTTATCATTCCTTCGTCAATCATTCTCATTCTCTTTGCATTTCTGAGAATTGCAGAATCAGCGTTTATTAGGATTACAACCGAATTTCTTGACGAAATCGAATCTCCTACCCCTTCGGACTACCGGACTGACGGTTTTCTGGATAAGCCTGCCCCTGTTTTGGTTGCTTTTTCAATATTGAAATACACCTTAATAATTCTGCTCACCATCGGCGTTTTCATAGCCGGCCAGATTTATTTGCCCGATACTTCATTTTATCTCCGATCTTTACTGGCCCTTGTTTCTGTCTGGGTTTTGATCTGGGTTTTCGGCGAAATAGTACCCGGTTTGTTCAGTAACTGCAATGAACAAAAAGCATTTCAATCCAGTTTTTTCAT encodes:
- a CDS encoding single-stranded DNA-binding protein — translated: MRSINKVILIGNVGKDPEVKIFEGGRKKASFSLATTEKYRDKAGAEQSVTEWHNIAVWGPQAEVIEKYVRRGSPLFVEGRIQYREYTDKDGVKKRFTEITLDNFSMLGTRSAQDGGTEITNTNTSADSGSDPLNTPLNNGNDDLPF